AAAGCTTGACGCCAAGGTGCTGCTGGTTTCTTCGATGCCGTGCCAAGCCTGCTGGTCAATCGCGGCTTTGAACGCCAAGGCAGCGCGATTTGAGGCTTCGTTCAAGCCGCCGCTGAACTGGACCAGAAAGCCGTTTAAGCCCACAGGAACGATCCGCGGATATTTTAGGCCTTGTTGCACGTCGCCATCGCCTTTTTTGACGGTTTCAAGCGTTGCGTCAGCGGGCATGGTCATGGCCCTCAAAGCTTTGCGCTTGCATCTGCCTATACGCCACGATGCGGCCCGCGGGCTTCGAGCGCGAATTGCGCAACAGCTTCAGCCAGCACATCCAATGTGTCGATCATCGCCGCGCTTGGATCATGACTGGTTTGAATCATTGAAAATTCAGAGCAGGCCACGAGCTGAAGATTGGCACCGCGTCGGGTCAATTCTGTTGAGGCTTCCAAAAGCAGGCTGCGGGCCTCGGCTGTGTCGCCAGAGGTTTTGATTTTCCGGATCGCCTGCACCATTTTTACATCATCTTCCGGCCAAATTATAATGCGCTCACTGGCCTGAAAATACCTTTCGAAAAGCTGGGTTTTGCGCAGTGCGGGTGAAGCCAGAATGCCAATAACATCGCCAGCTCTGCTTTTTGCAAGCGCGGTTTGAACCGATAATTTCACCATATTAAAAAACGGTAGGGCGGTTTTTCTTTGAATAGCCTCTGCAAAAAGATGTGCTGTGTTACACGGCATTGCCAGCGCCTCTGCGCCCCATTTGTCGAGGCGCTGGGCCATATCCTCCAGCACTGGACCGGGATCCCGCGCACCGAACGTTTGATCCAAAACATAGGCCAAGCGTGAGGGCACTTGGGGGTTCATATCGATCAGCAAAGGGATATGATCTTGATCATCCTGCGCGCGCACCGCGTTGAGCAAGCGCTGTTGAAAAAGAATGGTCGCTTCGGGCCCCATACCCCCTAAAACGCCGATTTTTTTCATAGGTTAGATCCTTTGTATTTAGCCGACTTTGCAGCGGCAGACGGCGCTGTTCTTGGCCTGTTAAGGCGCAGTTAAATCAATTCTGAATGGATATGCCAAGGCCTGATTGTCGCTTATTTTGAAATGGATCGTCGGCGGTTTCCCGCTGTTTTTTTGGCGCAAGAACAGCCTAGCGGCTTGATTGCAGGTGAAGTCTGGCTATTTGACGGTGGATTGAGGTCACAGGAGATGGCGCCAATGACAAAATTTACTTTTTTGATTTAACTTCAGTTCGCCAGTTTGCTGGCGGTGGCCTTGGCAGCGGCGCTGACGCTGGATCCGCCAAAGGCGAAATGGTCACTCATAGGGCCGCTTTAACAGCATGCCGGCTGAATATCTTAGCCAGGGCGGGCGCTTTGATTGGAAACCACTGGCAGATATGCTAAGCAGAACGCTGTGTTCAAAAGCGCGCGGTGTCGATGTTATCAGGATTAAAAGTGATCGAGTTCGAAGGCCTTGGGCCGGCGCCTTTTGCGGGTATGATGCTGGCAGATTTGGGCGCGGATGTGATCGTTATTCATCGCGAAACCGCAGATAAAAGCCCTGCTCATGCCCGCCATAATCTGCTGGATCGCGGCAAACGCTCGATCGTTTTGAATTTGAAGAACGCAGATGAAAAACAGCTTGCGCACCGTTTGGTCTGCCAAGCTGATGGGCTGATCGAAGGCTTTCGACCCGGGGTGATGGAGCGTTTGGGCTTGGGGCCAGAGGATGTGATGCACGTCAATCCGCGTTTGGTTTACGGACGGGTTACGGGCTGGGGACAAACCGGTCCTTTGGCGCAGGCAGCGGGCCATGATTTGAATTATTTGGCGCGTAGTGGCGGGCTTTGGTATGCCTCAAATGCCGGTGAAACGCCGTTTCCGCCGCCCACCTTATTGGGTGATATTGGCGGCGGTGCGCTATATCTGGTGATTGGGATTCTGGCGGCTTTGCTGACCCAAAGAGCCACTGGGAAAGGCGCTGTGATTGATGCGGCTATGGTGGATGGGACATCGCATATGCTGTCGCTTTTGATGTCTCTTCAAGGGCAGGGCGGGCTGGTCAAAGAACGCGGCAAAAGCCTGTTGGACGGGCCGCATTTTAGCCGGAGTTATGCCTGTCGCGGCGGCGGCTATATTTCCGTGCAATGTTTGGAGCCGCAATTTTATGCCGCATTTTTAAGGAAATTGGACCTGCAAGAAGATGCCGACTTTTGCAAACAATTCGAGCCCGCGCTATGGCCCGAGCTCACCGCCCGTTTGGCGGGATTATTCGCGCAGAAACCGGCCTCGCATTGGGATGATTTATTTGCGCAAACCGATGCCTGCGTTGCGAAAATAAATGCACCGCAAGAGGCCCAAAACGATCCGCATATTCAAGCACGCCAGATTTGGAGCTGGGCGCAAGGCTTGCTGCAGGCAGCACCGGCACCGCGATTTCGACATGGGCCCCCGAAGCAATAGGCGAAATACGCGCCAAAGATGCAGACCGAGGCCAGATCTTGGCCGAATTAAACGAAGGAATTTCTGATGCTCGCCCAG
The sequence above is drawn from the Rhodobacteraceae bacterium IMCC1335 genome and encodes:
- a CDS encoding amino acid racemase — translated: MKKIGVLGGMGPEATILFQQRLLNAVRAQDDQDHIPLLIDMNPQVPSRLAYVLDQTFGARDPGPVLEDMAQRLDKWGAEALAMPCNTAHLFAEAIQRKTALPFFNMVKLSVQTALAKSRAGDVIGILASPALRKTQLFERYFQASERIIIWPEDDVKMVQAIRKIKTSGDTAEARSLLLEASTELTRRGANLQLVACSEFSMIQTSHDPSAAMIDTLDVLAEAVAQFALEARGPHRGV
- a CDS encoding CoA transferase; the encoded protein is MLSGLKVIEFEGLGPAPFAGMMLADLGADVIVIHRETADKSPAHARHNLLDRGKRSIVLNLKNADEKQLAHRLVCQADGLIEGFRPGVMERLGLGPEDVMHVNPRLVYGRVTGWGQTGPLAQAAGHDLNYLARSGGLWYASNAGETPFPPPTLLGDIGGGALYLVIGILAALLTQRATGKGAVIDAAMVDGTSHMLSLLMSLQGQGGLVKERGKSLLDGPHFSRSYACRGGGYISVQCLEPQFYAAFLRKLDLQEDADFCKQFEPALWPELTARLAGLFAQKPASHWDDLFAQTDACVAKINAPQEAQNDPHIQARQIWSWAQGLLQAAPAPRFRHGPPKQ